In one window of Campylobacter hepaticus DNA:
- a CDS encoding efflux RND transporter permease subunit translates to MFAKFLKLFILHPKSTFFGTLFLCIFLSFFAFKLDIDASAESLLLENDPDLKTFREISKNYKNDNFLLLAFKPYDEKPFSKQNLAKLTKLHQALEQAPLVERVFSIINAPLLQSSQNTDLKKLLDNIPNITSKDINLTKAQNEIINSPFYKNNIISKDAKITGLIIYLQTDEVYNKLIEKRDLTQDETEKNQIRLAIKEHQNKQKVITKHSLDTIKNIIKDYQIQGDALYLGGVSMIADDMINYIKSDLLIYGVLLVFLLGLALYYFFRSYFFVFLALFICFISLSAASGLFTLLKFQITVISSNYVALLLIITLSIVVHLITHFIQISTRYTKASIQNLVLQTLLAKAKPSLYAIITTMIGFLSLIFSHIEPIIKLGMMMSIGIVLALILSYLFLASILVLTKPKISHKKEIRLNFLIFCAKTSLDSKKRYIIYGICIFVIILALFGISKLRVENSFVNYFKDSSDIKKGLLVIDKNLGGTLPLEVIVEFKKNTNNQNTNDTLDSFENEFDNLAKEDTYWFDSEKIRIAQKVHNFLEKQEFVGSVLSLNSLLSLGKKINNGKDLDDFTLAFLNENLPSQFKQDLLSPFVNIKHNQLRFNMRIVDSNPYLKRNEFLIKLKKQLHELLKDDGVIIQVTGIMVLYNNMLQSLFSSQFDTLAFVILAIFILFIIVFKDLKFSLIAILVNVIPLSLVFALMGFFNIPLDMMSITIAAISIGIGIDDAIHYIYRFKEEIKKNNIKQAIINSHLSIGSALYYTTISIVLGFSVMMSSNFIPTIYFGILTVFVMILLLSGSLFLLPSFLISFYSQKAKG, encoded by the coding sequence ATGTTTGCAAAATTTCTAAAATTATTCATATTGCATCCAAAAAGTACTTTTTTTGGGACTTTATTTCTTTGTATATTTTTAAGTTTTTTTGCCTTTAAACTTGATATAGATGCAAGTGCTGAGAGTTTACTTTTAGAAAATGATCCTGATTTAAAAACCTTTAGAGAAATTTCAAAAAACTATAAAAACGATAATTTTTTATTGCTAGCCTTTAAACCCTATGATGAAAAACCTTTTTCAAAACAAAATCTAGCCAAATTAACAAAACTGCATCAAGCGCTAGAACAAGCTCCTTTGGTTGAAAGGGTTTTTAGCATCATCAATGCTCCCTTGCTTCAAAGTTCTCAAAACACGGATTTAAAAAAACTTTTAGATAATATCCCAAATATTACAAGCAAAGATATCAATCTTACTAAAGCCCAAAATGAAATTATAAACAGTCCTTTTTATAAAAACAATATCATTTCAAAAGATGCTAAAATCACTGGGCTTATTATTTATTTACAAACTGATGAAGTTTATAATAAACTTATAGAAAAACGTGACCTTACTCAAGATGAAACAGAAAAAAATCAAATACGTTTAGCCATAAAAGAACATCAAAACAAACAAAAAGTCATTACAAAACATAGTTTAGATACGATTAAAAATATCATCAAAGACTATCAAATACAAGGCGATGCACTCTATCTTGGCGGGGTTAGCATGATAGCTGATGATATGATAAATTACATCAAATCTGATCTTTTAATTTATGGAGTCTTGCTTGTATTTTTACTAGGACTTGCGCTTTATTATTTTTTTCGCTCATACTTTTTTGTTTTTTTAGCTCTTTTTATTTGTTTTATAAGTTTAAGTGCTGCAAGCGGACTCTTTACTCTTTTAAAATTTCAAATCACAGTCATTTCATCAAACTATGTTGCTTTACTTTTAATCATTACTTTAAGCATAGTTGTACATTTAATCACGCATTTTATACAAATAAGTACACGTTATACTAAGGCTAGTATTCAAAATTTAGTACTTCAAACCTTACTTGCAAAAGCAAAACCTAGTCTTTATGCTATTATCACCACCATGATAGGATTTTTATCTTTAATATTTTCCCATATAGAGCCTATTATTAAACTTGGTATGATGATGAGCATAGGCATAGTTTTAGCACTCATTTTAAGTTATTTGTTTTTAGCTAGTATTTTAGTTCTTACAAAACCAAAAATCAGCCATAAAAAAGAAATACGTTTAAATTTTTTAATCTTTTGTGCTAAAACCAGCCTTGATAGCAAAAAACGTTATATAATTTATGGAATTTGTATTTTTGTGATTATTTTAGCTTTATTTGGCATATCAAAACTTAGAGTAGAAAATTCTTTTGTGAACTATTTTAAAGACAGTAGTGATATTAAAAAAGGACTTTTAGTTATTGATAAAAATTTAGGCGGGACCTTGCCTTTAGAAGTGATTGTTGAATTTAAAAAAAATACAAATAATCAAAATACTAATGATACTTTAGATAGTTTTGAAAATGAATTTGATAATTTAGCCAAAGAAGATACGTATTGGTTTGATTCTGAGAAAATACGCATAGCTCAAAAAGTTCACAATTTCTTAGAAAAGCAAGAATTTGTAGGTTCAGTTTTAAGTTTAAATAGTCTTTTAAGCTTAGGAAAAAAGATCAATAATGGCAAAGATTTAGATGATTTTACCCTTGCTTTTTTAAATGAAAATCTACCTTCTCAATTCAAACAAGATTTGCTTTCACCTTTTGTGAATATAAAACACAATCAATTAAGATTTAATATGCGTATTGTTGATTCAAATCCTTATTTAAAACGCAATGAATTTCTTATAAAACTTAAAAAACAACTCCATGAACTTTTAAAAGATGATGGGGTTATAATACAAGTTACAGGCATTATGGTGCTTTATAATAATATGCTTCAAAGCCTTTTTTCATCACAATTTGATACTCTTGCTTTTGTGATTTTGGCTATTTTTATACTTTTTATCATTGTTTTTAAAGATTTAAAATTTTCTCTTATTGCTATTTTGGTTAATGTTATCCCTTTAAGCTTAGTTTTTGCTCTTATGGGATTTTTTAACATCCCTCTTGATATGATGAGTATTACTATAGCTGCTATAAGTATAGGTATAGGTATAGATGATGCTATACATTATATCTACCGTTTTAAAGAAGAAATCAAAAAAAACAATATAAAACAAGCCATTATAAACTCACATCTTAGCATAGGATCAGCACTTTATTATACTACTATAAGCATAGTTTTGGGTTTTAGTGTCATGATGAGTAGCAATTTCATCCCTACAATTTATTTTGGAATTTTAACCGTTTTTGTGATGATTTTACTTTTAAGTGGAAGTTTATTTTTACTTCCAAGCTTTTTAATCAGTTTTTATTCTCAAAAAGCCAAGGGTTAA
- a CDS encoding phosphoribosyltransferase, with amino-acid sequence MIFYSYDEFKEDVKVLAKEIKKDFNPGALLAIARGGMSLGHSLAVALQTRQLFTLNSIHYNDTTKLDTIEIFNIPDLSKYKKVLLIDDIVDSGESLSEIKKVLLEKFPHIQLKIASIFYKNSALLIPEFKIKEAKEWVNFYWDINID; translated from the coding sequence ATGATTTTCTACTCTTACGATGAATTTAAAGAAGATGTTAAAGTCTTAGCTAAAGAGATTAAAAAAGATTTCAATCCTGGTGCGCTTTTAGCTATAGCAAGAGGCGGTATGAGTTTAGGACATTCTTTAGCTGTTGCTTTACAAACACGTCAACTTTTCACTCTTAATTCTATTCATTATAATGATACTACAAAACTTGATACTATTGAAATTTTTAATATACCCGATCTTAGCAAGTATAAAAAAGTTTTACTTATAGATGATATTGTAGATAGTGGAGAAAGTTTAAGTGAAATTAAAAAAGTACTGCTTGAAAAATTTCCTCATATACAATTAAAAATTGCAAGTATTTTTTATAAAAATAGTGCTCTTTTAATACCTGAATTTAAAATCAAAGAAGCTAAAGAATGGGTAAATTTTTATTGGGATATAAATATTGATTAG
- a CDS encoding 4Fe-4S dicluster domain-containing protein, with amino-acid sequence MQDFVYIKNDVLIPLPDTIDILDQVSDKEVLISNDKNQKAQIYAPEINFYLKNSQDEVLQKSENVLKLYKIRALAYDLGLDLEQSKEVQNRLVLVDVNDEWVEFLKMHDFKVLALKNEEILAVFGSVGELCAIVKTQDQELELDFDFLLFQTQDLNTLREDFTRQSGCYNLTHFKSHEQVLEFLKTKSPQYDYKTYITYDASVCQYHQRRSEHCAKCVQICPTVAILKDDENKHLEFSQIDCLGCGGCISVCPSGSLDYAPMPKESFFELCKFYKDKKVLIIPKKMALENLELVLPKDILPFMIEGEKWLSSMHFLTLLQSSGANLIFYTDFVSPGSKEAINLLNTFFRRKFQKKAIFIAHNQEELQKFLKEQEFIKDLQFDFHNNTLTTRENFSKRMQYMIANEDFGKVESGEWLRYGKIEINPNTCTLCLSCVGSCNVGALIADAKENALKFNASLCTTCGYCELSCAEKDTLKLVRCGMEFNPSYFQYQVMAKDELFACIECAKEFATKKVVEKIANLMKPKFGNDEYKIKTLYCCPDCKAKVMIKAMSLGKN; translated from the coding sequence ATGCAAGATTTTGTCTATATAAAAAATGATGTTTTAATCCCTTTACCTGATACTATCGATATTTTAGATCAAGTAAGTGATAAAGAAGTTTTAATTTCAAATGATAAAAACCAAAAAGCACAAATTTATGCTCCAGAAATTAATTTTTATCTTAAAAATTCCCAAGATGAGGTCTTACAAAAAAGTGAAAATGTTTTAAAACTTTATAAAATAAGAGCTCTTGCTTATGATTTAGGTCTTGATTTAGAACAAAGTAAAGAAGTGCAAAATCGCCTTGTTTTAGTTGATGTAAATGATGAATGGGTGGAATTTTTAAAAATGCATGATTTTAAGGTTCTTGCCTTGAAAAATGAAGAAATTTTAGCTGTTTTTGGTAGTGTGGGTGAGCTTTGTGCTATAGTTAAAACTCAAGATCAAGAATTAGAGCTTGATTTTGATTTTTTATTGTTTCAAACCCAGGATTTAAATACTTTACGTGAAGATTTTACAAGACAAAGTGGGTGTTATAATCTTACTCATTTTAAAAGTCATGAACAAGTATTAGAATTTTTAAAAACTAAAAGCCCTCAATATGATTATAAAACTTATATTACTTATGATGCTAGTGTGTGCCAGTATCATCAAAGGCGTAGCGAGCATTGTGCAAAATGTGTTCAAATTTGTCCTACAGTAGCCATTTTAAAAGATGATGAGAATAAACATTTAGAATTTTCTCAAATAGATTGTTTAGGTTGTGGTGGATGTATTAGTGTTTGCCCTAGTGGATCACTTGATTATGCTCCTATGCCCAAAGAGAGTTTTTTTGAACTTTGTAAATTTTATAAAGATAAGAAAGTTTTAATTATTCCTAAAAAGATGGCTTTAGAAAATTTAGAGCTTGTTTTACCAAAAGATATTTTGCCTTTTATGATAGAAGGAGAAAAATGGCTTTCTTCTATGCATTTTTTAACCCTTTTGCAAAGTAGCGGGGCAAATTTAATCTTTTATACAGATTTTGTCTCACCTGGAAGTAAGGAAGCTATAAATTTGTTAAATACTTTTTTTAGGAGAAAATTTCAAAAAAAAGCTATTTTTATAGCTCATAACCAAGAAGAATTGCAAAAGTTTTTAAAAGAACAAGAATTCATTAAAGATTTGCAATTTGATTTTCATAATAATACTTTAACTACAAGAGAAAATTTTTCAAAAAGAATGCAATACATGATAGCCAATGAAGACTTTGGTAAGGTGGAGAGTGGTGAGTGGTTAAGATATGGTAAAATAGAAATTAATCCTAATACTTGTACGCTTTGTCTTTCTTGTGTAGGATCTTGCAATGTGGGGGCTTTGATTGCTGATGCTAAGGAAAATGCTTTAAAATTTAATGCTTCGCTTTGTACAACCTGTGGATATTGTGAGTTAAGCTGTGCTGAAAAAGACACTTTAAAGCTTGTGCGTTGTGGTATGGAGTTTAATCCTTCATATTTTCAATATCAAGTAATGGCTAAAGATGAACTTTTTGCTTGTATAGAATGCGCTAAGGAATTTGCAACTAAAAAAGTAGTAGAAAAAATTGCCAATTTAATGAAGCCTAAATTTGGCAATGATGAGTATAAGATAAAAACCCTTTATTGTTGTCCAGATTGTAAAGCAAAAGTGATGATTAAAGCCATGAGTTTAGGAAAAAATTAG
- the selA gene encoding L-seryl-tRNA(Sec) selenium transferase, with product MNKLRNFPQINTLIHDETLKSYPFYIKAFFCKKVVHEYKNNLTQHENSKENLLIQIKKEIHAFYRKDLQSVINASGVVIHTNLGRSVIDKRIYQACEETLCNYSNVEFDLQTGKRGSRYALVLEKLKMLFECEDALIVNNNAAAVFLVLHSLCFNKEVISSRGELVEIGGSFRIPEVIKAAGVKLCEVGTSNKTHLKDYEQAINENTALILKTHKSNFALMGFHSEVNIKDLYLLAQEKNILTYYDLGSGWCENLNKTLTKNEPKIKKIVQECDILSFSADKIFGSVQAGIILGKKELIEKLKQNHLLRMLRVDKFTLSFLNESLKAYLEKNYEKITTLKLLNDDLSNIKNKALKTQERLKYKTVLKNSKSLVGGGCMPDKSLDTYALSFQGDALRLQAQFRNKNIIGRIENNEFLLDFRSIKEDDIKKLIDTINQMDLS from the coding sequence ATGAACAAATTAAGGAATTTTCCTCAAATTAATACTCTTATTCATGATGAAACTTTAAAATCTTATCCTTTTTATATCAAAGCATTTTTTTGCAAAAAAGTTGTTCATGAATATAAAAACAATCTCACGCAGCATGAAAATTCTAAAGAAAATCTTCTTATACAAATAAAAAAAGAAATTCATGCTTTTTACCGCAAAGATTTACAAAGTGTAATCAATGCAAGCGGGGTTGTTATCCATACTAATCTTGGTAGAAGTGTGATTGATAAAAGAATTTATCAAGCCTGTGAAGAAACACTTTGTAATTATTCTAATGTGGAATTTGATTTACAAACAGGAAAAAGAGGATCACGCTATGCCTTAGTGCTTGAAAAACTTAAAATGCTTTTTGAATGCGAAGACGCCTTAATAGTTAATAATAATGCTGCAGCAGTTTTTTTAGTGCTTCATTCACTTTGTTTTAACAAAGAAGTTATAAGCTCAAGAGGAGAACTTGTAGAAATTGGCGGGAGTTTTCGCATACCAGAAGTTATCAAGGCTGCAGGGGTTAAACTTTGCGAAGTAGGCACTAGCAATAAAACGCATTTAAAAGACTATGAACAAGCTATCAATGAAAACACAGCTTTAATTTTAAAAACACATAAATCTAACTTTGCCCTTATGGGTTTTCATAGCGAAGTTAATATCAAAGATTTATATCTTTTAGCTCAGGAAAAAAATATTTTAACTTATTATGACCTAGGATCTGGTTGGTGTGAAAATTTAAATAAAACATTAACAAAAAATGAGCCTAAGATAAAAAAAATAGTGCAAGAATGTGATATTTTAAGTTTTAGCGCAGATAAAATTTTTGGAAGTGTGCAAGCTGGAATCATACTTGGAAAAAAAGAACTCATAGAAAAACTTAAGCAAAACCATCTTTTAAGAATGCTAAGAGTGGATAAATTTACCCTATCTTTTCTTAATGAAAGTCTTAAAGCTTATCTTGAAAAAAATTATGAAAAAATCACAACCCTTAAACTTTTAAATGATGATTTATCAAACATTAAAAATAAAGCTTTAAAAACACAAGAAAGGCTAAAATACAAAACCGTTTTAAAAAATAGCAAAAGCTTAGTAGGAGGAGGTTGTATGCCTGATAAAAGCTTAGATACCTATGCTTTATCATTTCAAGGAGATGCCTTAAGATTACAAGCTCAATTTAGAAACAAAAATATCATAGGGCGTATAGAAAATAATGAATTTTTACTTGATTTTAGAAGCATAAAAGAAGATGATATAAAAAAACTTATTGATACGATAAATCAAATGGATCTTTCATGA
- the rdgB gene encoding RdgB/HAM1 family non-canonical purine NTP pyrophosphatase: MKIVLATSNKHKVLELKAILKDFDLYAFDEVLQTFEIEENGKSFKENALIKARAVFDALNKEQKKNFFVLSDDSGICVDVLEGKPGIYSARFSSQGDDKNNRNKLISEMAKKGFKQSKAHYVAALALVGLEGEFSVHGSMHGCVIDTPKGKNGFGYDPLFIPKGYDKTLAQLNAQEKNHISHRFKALELMKIILKMLNKRKSF, from the coding sequence ATGAAAATTGTCCTAGCTACGAGTAATAAACATAAGGTTTTAGAATTAAAAGCTATTTTAAAAGATTTTGATCTTTATGCTTTTGATGAAGTTTTACAAACTTTTGAGATTGAAGAAAATGGTAAAAGTTTTAAAGAAAATGCTTTAATTAAAGCAAGAGCAGTGTTTGATGCCTTAAATAAGGAACAAAAAAAGAATTTTTTTGTTTTAAGTGATGATAGTGGTATTTGTGTTGATGTATTAGAAGGAAAACCAGGTATTTATTCAGCTCGTTTTAGTTCCCAAGGAGATGATAAAAATAATCGTAATAAACTCATAAGTGAAATGGCAAAAAAAGGTTTTAAGCAAAGTAAAGCCCACTATGTAGCAGCTCTTGCTTTAGTGGGTTTAGAAGGTGAGTTTAGTGTACATGGGAGTATGCATGGATGTGTGATTGACACACCAAAGGGTAAAAATGGTTTTGGCTATGATCCTCTTTTTATCCCAAAAGGATATGATAAAACTTTAGCTCAATTAAATGCACAGGAAAAAAATCATATTTCTCATCGTTTTAAAGCTTTAGAACTCATGAAAATCATTTTAAAAATGTTAAATAAAAGAAAATCATTTTAA
- a CDS encoding ABC transporter substrate-binding protein, translating to MKKIFLILALCLNTFALPLDAISNTMQKNIDESLKFLQNSKENKKEAADKIFALFNDIIDYKLMAKLSLSKNYFQLSSQEQEQFSLAFESSLKKSFTDKLSLYKDQILKVKKGELKNENRYFLNASMIVDGEEKNIVFKFYNDNNNWLIYDIDVLGVSIVQTYRSQFKDILAHQGFDSLLKKLENITLE from the coding sequence ATGAAAAAGATTTTTTTAATTTTGGCTTTATGTTTAAATACTTTTGCCTTACCTTTGGACGCAATTTCTAATACCATGCAAAAAAATATCGATGAAAGTTTAAAATTTTTGCAAAATAGTAAAGAAAATAAAAAAGAAGCTGCGGATAAAATTTTTGCACTTTTTAACGATATAATTGATTATAAATTAATGGCAAAGCTTAGCCTTTCAAAAAATTATTTCCAACTAAGTTCTCAAGAACAAGAACAATTTTCTCTAGCTTTTGAATCAAGCCTTAAAAAAAGTTTCACTGATAAATTAAGTCTTTATAAAGATCAAATTTTAAAAGTTAAAAAAGGTGAATTAAAAAATGAAAACCGTTATTTTTTAAATGCTTCTATGATAGTAGATGGAGAAGAAAAAAACATAGTCTTTAAATTTTATAATGATAATAATAACTGGCTTATTTATGATATAGATGTTTTAGGTGTTAGTATAGTACAAACTTATAGATCACAATTTAAAGATATTTTAGCGCATCAAGGTTTTGATTCTTTACTTAAAAAATTAGAAAATATTACCTTAGAATAA
- a CDS encoding MFS transporter, producing the protein MLNQVLPLSFIVGTRFFGLFIVLPVLSLYALKLEGANDFLVGFLVGIYALMQMILQVPFGILSDKIGRKKTMLIGLIIFIIGSLICSFADNIYTMLLGRMLQGSGAIGAVATAMISDFITEENRAKAMAIMGAFIGLSFAASMVISPLMSAKWGLSSLFDLSAALSLLCIILLYTVVPKENKISHENKKTPFFHLIKQKNLSMMNLTNFMQKMLMSITFLSIPIILVQHLNFNANKLWIIYSIAMIVGFIAMGFAGNLGEKKGLAKSILLWGIIFFTLSYICFTFYHSIIFFIIAIMIFFIGFNLHEPIMQSCASKFCKVHEKGAALGIFNAVGYAGSFIGGMVGGIFLHLDALNILAIILAILCVLWFVILLFLKNPSEFKNLYLPLETPLNFTSFSQNLGIVDIYKNSKNLVIKFDSKLITAKVLEEKLKQNV; encoded by the coding sequence ATGTTAAATCAAGTTTTACCCTTGTCTTTTATAGTTGGGACAAGATTTTTTGGGCTTTTTATAGTTTTGCCCGTTTTAAGTCTTTATGCTTTAAAGCTCGAAGGTGCAAATGATTTTTTGGTAGGATTTTTAGTAGGTATTTATGCTTTAATGCAAATGATTTTACAAGTTCCTTTTGGAATTTTAAGCGATAAAATCGGACGTAAAAAAACCATGCTTATAGGACTTATTATTTTTATCATAGGTTCTTTAATTTGTTCTTTTGCAGACAATATTTATACTATGTTATTAGGAAGGATGTTACAAGGTTCAGGAGCCATTGGGGCTGTAGCAACTGCTATGATAAGTGATTTTATCACAGAAGAAAATCGCGCTAAAGCTATGGCAATAATGGGAGCTTTTATAGGACTTAGTTTTGCAGCTTCTATGGTGATTTCTCCTTTAATGAGTGCAAAATGGGGTCTATCTAGTCTTTTTGATCTTAGTGCAGCCTTATCACTTTTGTGTATTATTTTACTTTACACTGTAGTGCCTAAAGAAAATAAAATCTCGCATGAAAATAAAAAAACACCTTTTTTTCATCTTATTAAACAAAAAAATTTAAGCATGATGAATTTGACTAATTTTATGCAAAAAATGCTTATGAGTATAACATTTTTAAGTATTCCTATCATTTTGGTACAACATTTAAATTTTAATGCAAATAAACTTTGGATTATTTATAGTATTGCTATGATTGTAGGTTTTATTGCTATGGGTTTTGCTGGAAATTTAGGTGAAAAAAAAGGTTTAGCAAAGTCCATTTTACTTTGGGGTATTATCTTTTTCACACTTTCTTATATTTGTTTTACATTTTATCATTCTATAATATTTTTTATTATAGCTATTATGATCTTTTTTATAGGTTTTAATTTACACGAACCTATTATGCAAAGTTGTGCTTCTAAATTTTGCAAAGTTCATGAAAAAGGTGCGGCTTTAGGAATTTTTAATGCCGTTGGATACGCTGGAAGTTTTATAGGCGGCATGGTTGGGGGAATTTTTTTACACTTAGATGCTTTAAATATTTTAGCCATTATTTTAGCCATTTTGTGTGTATTATGGTTTGTCATTTTACTTTTCTTAAAAAATCCTTCTGAATTTAAAAATCTATATTTACCTTTAGAAACACCTTTAAATTTTACAAGTTTTAGTCAAAATCTAGGCATTGTAGATATTTATAAAAATTCTAAAAACCTTGTAATTAAATTTGATAGTAAGCTTATAACTGCAAAAGTATTGGAAGAAAAATTAAAACAAAATGTCTAA
- a CDS encoding VacJ family lipoprotein, whose product MKFSFISFVLFFFVVFSFAKEQDLNDFEQEYKNYQVYDPLLEYNKAMTKFNVALYDYGFNPILKGYNAIVPKFIRIGVRNFFDNLFSPLRFIGNLLQFKFKEAQEELKRFSANTLMGFGGLIDLGSKMGLKKHPADLGTVLGHWAIGGGFHLVLPILGPSNLRDTLILPSIWYANPSAYLNPTWLSVATSAYAFGNELSFRLNEIDEIYHNTPNLYPFLRDAYEQRRNELSK is encoded by the coding sequence TTGAAATTCAGTTTTATATCTTTTGTTTTATTTTTCTTTGTGGTCTTTTCTTTTGCCAAAGAACAAGATTTAAATGATTTTGAACAAGAATATAAAAACTACCAAGTTTATGATCCGCTTTTAGAATATAATAAAGCTATGACAAAATTTAATGTGGCTTTGTATGATTATGGTTTTAACCCTATACTTAAAGGTTATAATGCTATAGTTCCCAAATTCATACGCATAGGAGTAAGGAATTTTTTTGATAATTTATTTTCCCCTTTGCGTTTCATAGGTAATCTTTTGCAATTTAAATTTAAAGAAGCTCAAGAAGAATTGAAAAGATTTAGCGCTAATACTCTCATGGGTTTTGGAGGATTGATAGATCTTGGAAGCAAAATGGGGCTTAAAAAACACCCTGCTGATTTAGGAACAGTTTTAGGACATTGGGCTATAGGGGGTGGTTTTCATCTTGTTTTACCTATACTTGGACCAAGTAATTTAAGAGATACTCTTATTTTACCTAGCATTTGGTATGCTAATCCTAGTGCTTATCTTAATCCTACTTGGTTAAGCGTAGCTACAAGTGCTTATGCTTTTGGAAATGAGCTTAGTTTTAGACTCAATGAAATTGATGAAATTTATCACAATACTCCAAATCTATATCCATTTTTACGTGATGCATATGAACAAAGACGCAATGAACTAAGTAAATAA